Below is a genomic region from Escherichia ruysiae.
GCAGGTGCTGTGAATCCGAGTATAAAGAGGCGGTAGTTTAAATTTTGACTAATCTTGGGATTCGTTGATAAAGGTGATTATCACTCTGCGAATTAACGAAGTTTTTACGAAGGGAAACAATCTCTAGACCATCCTTAACGATTCAGCCACTTTTTTATGTTGCTTTTTTGTAAACAGATTAACACATCGTCAAAATCCTGCTATTCTGCCCGTTGCGGTACTGGGCATTTACCCTACAAACTGCTGTCTCACAGGAGCGTGAAGAGAATCGCCTGCCGCACTATGACAATGAGAGCGAGGAGAACCGTCGTGCTAGAAGAATACCGTAAGCACGTAGCTGAGCGTGCCGCTGAGGGGATTGCGCCCAAGCCCCTGGATGCAAACCAAATGGCCGCGCTCGTAGAGCTGCTGAAAAACCCGCCTGCGGGCGAAGAAGAATTCCTGTTAGATCTGTTAACCAACCGTGTTCCCCCTGGCGTCGATGAAGCCGCCTATGTAAAAGCTGGTTTCCTTGCTGCTATCGCGAAAGGCGAAGCCAAATCCCCACTGTTGACTCCAGAAAAAGCCATTGAACTGCTGGGCACCATGCAGGGTGGTTACAACATTCATCCGCTGATCGATGCGCTGGACGATGCCAAACTGGCGCCAATTGCCGCCAAAGCACTGTCTCATACGCTGCTGATGTTCGATAACTTCTATGACGTAGAAGAGAAAGCCAAAGCCGGCAACAAATATGCGAAGCAGGTTATGCAGTCCTGGGCAGATGCCGAATGGTTCCTGAATCGCCCGGCGCTGGCTGAAAAACTGACCGTTACCGTCTTCAAAGTGACCGGTGAAACCAACACCGATGACCTCTCTCCGGCACCGGATGCATGGTCGCGTCCGGATATCCCACTGCACGCCCTGGCGATGTTGAAAAACGCCCGTGAAGGCATCGAGCCAGACCAGCCAGGCGTTGTTGGACCGATCAAACAGATCGAAGCTCTGCAACAAAAAGGTTTCCCGCTGGCCTACGTGGGTGACGTTGTAGGGACTGGTTCTTCGCGTAAATCCGCCACTAACTCCGTACTGTGGTTTATGGGCGATGATATTCCACATGTGCCGAACAAACGCGGCGGTGGTTTGTGCCTCGGCGGTAAAATTGCACCAATCTTCTTTAACACGATGGAAGATGCCGGTGCGTTGCCAATTGAAGTGGACGTTTCCAGCCTGAACATGGGCGACGTGATTGACGTTTATCCGTACAAAGGTGAAGTGCGTAACCACGAAACCAACGAACTGCTGGCGACCTTCGAACTGAAAACCGACGTGCTGATTGATGAAGTGCGTGCTGGCGGCCGTATTCCGCTGATTATCGGTCGTGGCCTGACCACCAAAGCGCGTGAAGCACTTGGCCTGCCGCACAGCGATGTTTTCCGTCAGGCGAAAGATGTCGCTGAGAGCGATCGCGGCTTCTCGCTGGCGCAGAAAATGGTGGGGCGTGCCTGTGGCGTTAAAGGCATTCGTCCGGGCGCTTACTGTGAGCCGAAAATGACTTCGGTCGGTTCTCAGGACACCACCGGCCCAATGACTCGTGATGAACTGAAAGACCTGGCGTGCCTGGGCTTCTCGGCTGACCTGGTGATGCAGTCTTTCTGTCACACTGCGGCTTATCCGAAGCCGGTTGACGTTAACACACACCACACGCTGCCGGACTTCATTATGAACCGTGGCGGTGTGTCGCTGCGTCCGGGTGACGGCGTAATCCACTCCTGGCTGAACCGTATGCTGCTTCCGGATACCGTCGGTACTGGCGGTGACTCCCATACCCGTTTCCCGATCGGTATCTCTTTCCCGGCGGGTTCTGGTCTGGTGGCATTTGCTGCCGCAACTGGCGTCATGCCGCTGGACATGCCGGAATCTGTTCTGGTGCGCTTCAAAGGCAAGATGCAGCCGGGAATCACCCTGCGCGATCTGGTACACGCCATTCCGCTGTATGCGATCAAACAAGGTCTGCTGACCGTTGAGAAGAAAGGCAAGAAAAACATCTTCTCTGGTCGCATCCTGGAAATTGAAGGTCTGCCGGATCTGAAAGTTGAGCAGGCATTTGAACTGACCGATGCGTCTGCCGAGCGTTCTGCTGCCGGTTGTACCATCAAGCTGAACAAAGAACCGATCATCGAATACCTGAACTCCAACATCGTCCTGCTGAAGTGGATGATCGCGGAAGGTTACGGCGATCGTCGTACCCTGGAACGTCGTATTCAGGGCATGGAAAAATGGCTGGCGAATCCTGAGCTGCTGGAAGCCGATGCGGATGCGGAATATGCAGCGGTGATTGACATCGATCTGGCTGATATCAAAGAACCTATCCTCTGTGCACCGAACGACCCGGATGACGCACGTCCGCTGTCTGCGGTACAGGGCGAGAAGATCGACGAAGTGTTTATCGGTTCTTGCATGACTAACATCGGTCACTTCCGTGCCGCTGGTAAACTGCTGGATGCGCATAAAGGCCAGCTGCCGACCCGCCTGTGGGTGGCACCGCCAACCCGTATGGACGCCGCGCAGTTGACCGAAGAAGGCTACTACAGCGTCTTCGGTAAGAGCGGTGCGCGTATCGAGATACCTGGCTGTTCCCTGTGTATGGGTAACCAGGCGCGTGTGGCAGACGGTGCGACGGTGGTTTCCACCTCTACCCGTAACTTCCCGAACCGTCTGGGTACTGGCGCGAACGTCTTCCTGGCTTCTGCGGAACTGGCGGCTGTCGCGGCACTTCTTGGCAAACTGCCAACGCCGGAAGAGTACCAGACCTATGTTGCGCAGGTAGATAAAACAGCCGTTGATACTTACCGTTATCTGAACTTCAACCAGCTTTCTCAGTACACCGAAAAAGCGGACGGGGTGATTTTCCAGACTGCGGTTTAATAAGTAAGCGCACGCGCTGCGCATAAACAACACAATGCCCGGTGAATGAGATTCCCGGGCATTTTTTATTTCTAAACCATCGCCGTTCCGCTGTTTTTCTCCGGTAAGGCTGCGATAATTACATCAATGGCGCAATGCGATTTCGGCGCATTGCCGGGAGCAGAGGAACACACTATGGATTACGAATTTCTGCGCGATATTACCGGAGTGGTAAAGGTGCGTATGTCCATGGGGCATGAAGTGGTCGGGCACTGGTTTAATGAAGAGGTGAAAGAAAACCTGGCCTTGCTTGATGAAGTGGAAGACGCCGCGCGCACGCTCAAAGGTAGCGAACGTTCCTGGCAGCGGGCAGGGCATGAGTACACGCTATGGATGGACGGCGAAGAGGTGATGATTCGCGCCAATCAACTGGAATTTGCTGGCGATGAAATGGAAGAGGGGATGAACTACTACGACGAAGAAAGCCTGTCGCTGTGCGGCGTTGAGGATTTTCTTCAGGTGGTGGCGGCGTACCGTAAATTCGTACAGCAGAAGTAAATAAAGCAGGCGGAGCCTCTGTGCTCCGCCTGAGCCGTTAAACAGCTGGCATATTGCGCCCGTAATAAATCTCGCGCATCTCTTTCCACAGCGCAGCGGTAATTTCTTTGCGCTCGCTGTCGGTTAAATCTTCCGGTTTGGTGTGGAACATGTAGTGCTTAAGGTCGAACTCTTTAAGCAACATCTTGGTATGGAAGATATTTTCCTGATAGACGTTTACATCCACCATGTCATACAGCGCCTTCATATCCTCGGACATAAAGTTCTGAATCGAATTAATCTCATGGTCGATAAAGTGCTTCATACCGTTGATGTCACGCGTAAAGCCACGCACGCGATAATCAATGGTTACGATATCGGACTCAAGCTGATGGATCAGGTAATTCAGCGCCTTCAGCGGGGAAATCACGCCGCAGGTGGAGACTTCTATGTCGGCGCGGAAGGTACATAAACCGCCTTCAGGATGGCTTTCCGGGTAGGTATGTACGCAAATATGACTTTTATCGAGATGGGCAACCACGGCTTCTGGCAGCGGGCCGGGGTGTTCTGTTTTGTCGATAAGTTTCGGATCAACCGGCTCTTCGCTCACCAGAATAGTGACGCTGGCACCCTGTGGTTCGTAATCCTGGCGGGCGATGTTAAGAATATTGGCTCCGATAATGGAACAGGTTTCTGACAGGATTTCGGTCAGACGATTGGCATTATAGAGTTCATCGATATAAGCAATATAACCGTCGCGCTCTTCGGCAGTTTTGGCGTAGCAGATATCGTAAATACAAAAACTCAGACTTTTGGTCAGATTATTAAAGCCATGTAGTTTCAGTTTTTTCAATTTCTTATCTTCTCCTTAGGACGGCTGTGAAGCCAGTGCGTCTTGCAGATACTGAGGTAAGGCAAAAGCTGCTGTATGGACTGCCGGATTGTAATAACGGCATTTCAGGCCAGAGGCGAGAAAACGCGCCTGAATAATTTCGGTTGAGAGATGGCGTAAGGCGTCGTTATCTGTCGCCCATGCAAAAGTCATGATACCGCCGTAATAGGTCGGGATCGCCGCCTGATAAAAGCCAACGTCGCTGAAGTAATGGCTGAGTTTGCGATGGCTGTCGATGGCCTCTTCCTGCTGTAAAAAGCAGACACCGTTCTGCGCGACGAAAATACCGCCAGGATTCAGGCAACGTTTGCAACCTTCATAAAATGCTGAGGTAAACAGGCTTTCGCCGGGACCGATAGGATCGGTGCAGTCGGAGATAATTACGTCGAAGGTCTGGCTGGTTTGATTAACGAAATTGACACCATCATCGATCACCAGTTTAAAGCGTAGATCATCGTAGCTACCGGCATTATGGTTGGGCAGATACTGACGGCAGAACGACACGACACCCGCATCGATTTCCACCATCGTGATTGACTCAACGTTTTTATGTCGGGTCACTTCACGCAGCATGGCACCGTCGCCGCCGCCGATGATCAGCACATGTTTCGCGTGACCGTGAGCCAGTAGAGGAACGTGGGTCATCATCTCATGATAGATAAACTCGTCGCGCTCGGTGGTTTGTACTACGCCATCCAGCGCCATTACGCGACCAAATGCAGCGTTCTCAAAAATGATCAGATCCTGGTGATCGGTCTTTTCATGATACAGAACGTTATCTACCGCAAAGTACTGCCCAAACTGGTCGTGTAGCGTTTCATGCCACCGTTTTTTTTCGGCCATGGGTTGATACCTCCTTTGTTAACACCCGTAAAAAAAGGGCGCAACATAATAGCTAACATTGACCGCAGATGCACGGTCAATATTTCTACAAAAAGGTATCAGGGATTATTTGACGTAGGCAAGCAGGCTTAAGGAATCGCGAGCCAGGGCTTTGCACTTTTTAGCGACGGGAATGCCAATACCGCTGAGATCGCGATAGCTATCTTCACCGAGAGATTTCATATCGAAGGTGTCGTAATTGCTGAGATCCCACTGGTTTTGCTGGGCGAAAAAGACCAGTGCGCGACGAATTTGCCCGTTAGGTAAGTTCTGGTAACCGCAATCGTTCTTCAGAAAAACAAACACTGCCGTTAAATCGGCCATATCTTCGGCTTCAGACTCGCTGAGCGCGTAACTGTTTGCGCATACAGCCATCAGGCTGCCGAATAATACTGTTCTGAAAAACGTCTTCATTGCTTCTACCAGGACTTAAAGATGATAAACGTTAGCACACTGCGAGCGAGGCGACGACCATTATTGTGGATTAAATTGTGTCTGTGGCTTGACCTTCCTGTAAGGGGAAGGACTATGCTCAACGTTTGATTTTGTTTCGCCTGCTTAAGAATAAGGAAATAACTATGCAACGTCGTGATTTCTTAAAATATTCCGTCGCGCTGGGCGTGGCTTCGGCTTTGCCACTGTGGAGCCGCGCAGTATTTGCGGCGGATCGTCCAACGTTACCGATCCCTGATTTGCTCACGACCGATGCCCGTAATCGTATTCAGTTAACTATTGGTGAAGGCCAGTCCAGCTTTGCCGGGAAAACGGCGACCACCTGGGGTTACAACGGCAATCTGCTGGGGCCGGCGGTGAAATTACAGCGCGGCAAAGCGGTAACGGTTGATATCTATAACCAACTGGCGGAAGAGACGACGTTGCACTGGCACGGGCTGGAAGTGCCGGGTGAAGTGGACGGCGGCCCGCAGGGGATTATTCCGCCTGGCGGTAAACGCACGGTGACGCTGAACGTTGATCAACCTGCCGCCACTTGCTGGTTCCATCCGCATCAACACGGCAAAACCGGGCGTCAGGTGGCGATGGGGCTGGCAGGACTGGTAGTGATTGAAGATGACGAGATCCTGAAATTAATGCTGCCGAAACAGTGGGGTATCGATGATGTCCCGGTGATCGTTCAGGATAAAAAATTTAACGCCGACGGGCAGATTGATTATCAACTGGATGTGATGACTGCCGCCGTGGGCTGGTTTGGCGATACGCTGCTGACCAACGGCGCTATTTACCCGCAACACGCTGCACCGCGTGGCTGGCTGCGCCTGCGTTTGCTTAATGGCTGTAATGCCCGCTCGCTCAATTTCGCCACCAGCGACAATCGCCCGCTGTATGTGATTGCCAGCGATGGTGGTCTGCTGCCTGAACCGGTGAAGGTGAGCGAACTGCCGGTGCTGATGGGCGAGCGTTTTGAAGTGCTGGTGGAGGTTAACGACAACAAACCGTTTGATCTGGTGACGCTACCGGTCAGCCAGATGGGAATGGCGATTGCGCCGTTTGATAAGCCGCATCCGGTAATGCGTATTCAGCCGATTGCCATTAGTGCTTCAGGTGCCTTACCTGACACATTAAGTAGCCTGCCTGCTTTACCTTCGCTGGACGGATTAACGGTACGCAATCTGCAACTCTCTATGGATCCGATGCTCGATATGATGGGGATGCAGATGCTGATGGAGAAATATGGCGATCAGGCGATGGCCGGGATGGATCACAGCCAGATGATGGGGCATATGGGGCACGGTAATATGAATCATATGAGCCACGGCGGGAAGTTCGATTTCCACCATGCCAATAAAATCAACGGTCAGGCGTTTGATATGAACAAGCCGATGTTTGCGGCGGCGAAAGGACAGTACGAACGTTGGGTTATTTCTGGCGTGGGTGACATGATGCTGCATCCGTTCCATATCCACGGTACGCAGTTCCGTATCTTGTCAGAAAATGGCAAACCGCCAGCGACGCATCGCGCAGGCTGGAAAGATACCGTTAAAGTAGAAGGCAATGTCAGTGAAGTGCTGGTGAAGTTTAATCACGACGCACCGAAAGAACATGCTTATATGGCGCACTGCCATCTGCTGGAGCATGAAGATACGGGGATGATGTTAGGGTTTACGGTGTAAAAATACGTATTCGGAAATATGCCCGGATCTCTCCGGGCTTTAAATTGATGACAAACGCAAAATTGCCTGATGCGCTACACTTATCAGGCCTACGCACCATACGATTTTGTAGGCCGAATAAGGCGTTTACGCCGCATCCGGCATGAACAAAGCGCACTTTGTCAGTAATCTGAGCGAATCTTACTTCACATCATCCGGCAGCGCATAAGCCACAATATAGTCGCCCATCTTCGTACCAAATGAACCGTGACCGCCTGCGGAGATCACCACATACTGCTTACCATTCACTTCATAGGTCATCGG
It encodes:
- the yacL gene encoding protein YacL codes for the protein MDYEFLRDITGVVKVRMSMGHEVVGHWFNEEVKENLALLDEVEDAARTLKGSERSWQRAGHEYTLWMDGEEVMIRANQLEFAGDEMEEGMNYYDEESLSLCGVEDFLQVVAAYRKFVQQK
- the acnB gene encoding bifunctional aconitate hydratase 2/2-methylisocitrate dehydratase, with product MLEEYRKHVAERAAEGIAPKPLDANQMAALVELLKNPPAGEEEFLLDLLTNRVPPGVDEAAYVKAGFLAAIAKGEAKSPLLTPEKAIELLGTMQGGYNIHPLIDALDDAKLAPIAAKALSHTLLMFDNFYDVEEKAKAGNKYAKQVMQSWADAEWFLNRPALAEKLTVTVFKVTGETNTDDLSPAPDAWSRPDIPLHALAMLKNAREGIEPDQPGVVGPIKQIEALQQKGFPLAYVGDVVGTGSSRKSATNSVLWFMGDDIPHVPNKRGGGLCLGGKIAPIFFNTMEDAGALPIEVDVSSLNMGDVIDVYPYKGEVRNHETNELLATFELKTDVLIDEVRAGGRIPLIIGRGLTTKAREALGLPHSDVFRQAKDVAESDRGFSLAQKMVGRACGVKGIRPGAYCEPKMTSVGSQDTTGPMTRDELKDLACLGFSADLVMQSFCHTAAYPKPVDVNTHHTLPDFIMNRGGVSLRPGDGVIHSWLNRMLLPDTVGTGGDSHTRFPIGISFPAGSGLVAFAAATGVMPLDMPESVLVRFKGKMQPGITLRDLVHAIPLYAIKQGLLTVEKKGKKNIFSGRILEIEGLPDLKVEQAFELTDASAERSAAGCTIKLNKEPIIEYLNSNIVLLKWMIAEGYGDRRTLERRIQGMEKWLANPELLEADADAEYAAVIDIDLADIKEPILCAPNDPDDARPLSAVQGEKIDEVFIGSCMTNIGHFRAAGKLLDAHKGQLPTRLWVAPPTRMDAAQLTEEGYYSVFGKSGARIEIPGCSLCMGNQARVADGATVVSTSTRNFPNRLGTGANVFLASAELAAVAALLGKLPTPEEYQTYVAQVDKTAVDTYRYLNFNQLSQYTEKADGVIFQTAV
- the speE gene encoding polyamine aminopropyltransferase, translated to MAEKKRWHETLHDQFGQYFAVDNVLYHEKTDHQDLIIFENAAFGRVMALDGVVQTTERDEFIYHEMMTHVPLLAHGHAKHVLIIGGGDGAMLREVTRHKNVESITMVEIDAGVVSFCRQYLPNHNAGSYDDLRFKLVIDDGVNFVNQTSQTFDVIISDCTDPIGPGESLFTSAFYEGCKRCLNPGGIFVAQNGVCFLQQEEAIDSHRKLSHYFSDVGFYQAAIPTYYGGIMTFAWATDNDALRHLSTEIIQARFLASGLKCRYYNPAVHTAAFALPQYLQDALASQPS
- a CDS encoding YacC family pilotin-like protein yields the protein MKTFFRTVLFGSLMAVCANSYALSESEAEDMADLTAVFVFLKNDCGYQNLPNGQIRRALVFFAQQNQWDLSNYDTFDMKSLGEDSYRDLSGIGIPVAKKCKALARDSLSLLAYVK
- the speD gene encoding adenosylmethionine decarboxylase, yielding MKKLKLHGFNNLTKSLSFCIYDICYAKTAEERDGYIAYIDELYNANRLTEILSETCSIIGANILNIARQDYEPQGASVTILVSEEPVDPKLIDKTEHPGPLPEAVVAHLDKSHICVHTYPESHPEGGLCTFRADIEVSTCGVISPLKALNYLIHQLESDIVTIDYRVRGFTRDINGMKHFIDHEINSIQNFMSEDMKALYDMVDVNVYQENIFHTKMLLKEFDLKHYMFHTKPEDLTDSERKEITAALWKEMREIYYGRNMPAV
- the cueO gene encoding multicopper oxidase CueO — encoded protein: MQRRDFLKYSVALGVASALPLWSRAVFAADRPTLPIPDLLTTDARNRIQLTIGEGQSSFAGKTATTWGYNGNLLGPAVKLQRGKAVTVDIYNQLAEETTLHWHGLEVPGEVDGGPQGIIPPGGKRTVTLNVDQPAATCWFHPHQHGKTGRQVAMGLAGLVVIEDDEILKLMLPKQWGIDDVPVIVQDKKFNADGQIDYQLDVMTAAVGWFGDTLLTNGAIYPQHAAPRGWLRLRLLNGCNARSLNFATSDNRPLYVIASDGGLLPEPVKVSELPVLMGERFEVLVEVNDNKPFDLVTLPVSQMGMAIAPFDKPHPVMRIQPIAISASGALPDTLSSLPALPSLDGLTVRNLQLSMDPMLDMMGMQMLMEKYGDQAMAGMDHSQMMGHMGHGNMNHMSHGGKFDFHHANKINGQAFDMNKPMFAAAKGQYERWVISGVGDMMLHPFHIHGTQFRILSENGKPPATHRAGWKDTVKVEGNVSEVLVKFNHDAPKEHAYMAHCHLLEHEDTGMMLGFTV